The following proteins are encoded in a genomic region of Aliiroseovarius sp. F47248L:
- the coaE gene encoding dephospho-CoA kinase (Dephospho-CoA kinase (CoaE) performs the final step in coenzyme A biosynthesis.): protein MSNPFIIGLTGSIGMGKSTTATMFAEEGVPVWDADAAVHRIYAPGGAAVEPLRAIYPDAIVGGAVDRNILKDWIGKDPSALKQIEAVVHPLVAQDRADFIAGSDAPIVVLDIPLLFETGADDRMDLVVVVSAPADLQRARVLARGTMSTEQFNTILAKQMPDAEKRKRADVVIPTETMDDARTAVRAVVTQVKERLSHA, encoded by the coding sequence ATGAGCAACCCGTTCATCATCGGTCTGACAGGGTCGATTGGCATGGGTAAATCGACCACTGCGACCATGTTTGCGGAAGAAGGTGTGCCAGTCTGGGATGCTGATGCAGCGGTTCATCGAATTTACGCACCCGGCGGGGCTGCTGTTGAGCCATTGCGCGCCATATACCCTGACGCGATTGTTGGCGGGGCGGTGGACAGGAATATTCTGAAAGACTGGATCGGAAAGGATCCCAGCGCGCTTAAGCAGATCGAAGCGGTTGTGCACCCTCTTGTCGCGCAGGACCGCGCGGATTTTATTGCCGGCTCTGATGCACCAATCGTGGTGCTTGATATTCCCCTGCTGTTTGAGACCGGCGCAGATGATCGGATGGACTTGGTCGTTGTCGTCTCTGCCCCTGCCGATTTGCAGCGTGCGCGGGTTTTGGCGCGCGGGACCATGAGCACTGAACAGTTCAACACAATCCTTGCAAAACAGATGCCGGATGCGGAAAAACGAAAGCGCGCGGATGTGGTGATCCCAACGGAAACCATGGACGATGCGCGAACCGCCGTGAGAGCGGTCGTCACCCAAGTGAAGGAGCGTTTATCCCATGCGTGA
- the dnaQ gene encoding DNA polymerase III subunit epsilon encodes MREIVLDTETTGFDPDGGDRIVEIGCLELYNHMPTGKTFHQYINPERDMPDEAFGVHGIGPDLLLSPRAAQAGEVTLKDKPVFKLVGQAFLDFIGDARLVIHNASFDMKFLNAELKWMGLPLIPWEQATDTLAIARKKFPGAPASLDALCRRFGIDNSSRTLHGALLDSEILAEVYLELIGGRQPDLVLAPDQGAASEAGGNGAWRPTQRPTPLPSRVSKEEAAAHDAFIEKLGDGAVWKTYR; translated from the coding sequence ATGCGTGAGATTGTGCTGGATACAGAAACCACGGGGTTTGATCCGGATGGCGGCGACCGGATCGTCGAAATCGGGTGTCTTGAACTGTATAATCACATGCCCACGGGCAAGACGTTTCACCAATATATCAACCCGGAACGCGACATGCCGGACGAAGCGTTTGGGGTGCACGGGATCGGCCCCGACCTGCTTCTGAGCCCGCGCGCAGCGCAGGCCGGTGAGGTGACGTTGAAAGATAAACCAGTGTTCAAACTGGTCGGGCAGGCCTTTCTGGATTTCATCGGCGACGCACGTCTGGTCATCCACAATGCCAGCTTTGACATGAAGTTTCTGAATGCCGAGCTGAAATGGATGGGCTTGCCATTGATCCCGTGGGAGCAGGCCACCGACACGCTGGCCATCGCCCGCAAGAAATTTCCGGGCGCCCCGGCTTCGCTGGACGCGCTGTGTCGCCGGTTTGGCATCGACAATTCATCGCGCACCCTGCACGGCGCGTTGCTGGACAGTGAAATACTGGCCGAGGTGTATCTGGAGCTGATCGGTGGGCGGCAGCCTGACCTTGTGCTGGCCCCCGATCAGGGTGCCGCGTCCGAGGCGGGGGGAAATGGCGCGTGGCGTCCAACGCAGCGCCCGACGCCCCTGCCCAGCCGGGTCAGCAAAGAAGAAGCCGCCGCCCATGACGCTTTCATTGAAAAGCTGGGCGACGGTGCTGTTTGGAAAACCTATCGCTAG
- a CDS encoding FxsA family protein, with protein sequence MWLFALFIAVPLIEIALFIQVGGAIGLWPTLAIVVLTAVVGTQLMRAQGALALSQLRESFGQLNDPTEPLAHGAMILFSGALLLTPGFFTDFVGFALLIPAVRRGVYNWARSRIQVQTFSMGQQGQQHPQRPHHPDDEVIDGDFTDVTPEKRPTHPGVEGPSGWTKH encoded by the coding sequence ATGTGGCTTTTTGCGCTGTTCATCGCGGTTCCGCTGATCGAGATCGCCCTGTTCATTCAGGTTGGGGGCGCAATTGGCTTGTGGCCAACGCTCGCAATCGTTGTATTGACCGCCGTCGTCGGCACGCAATTGATGCGCGCGCAGGGGGCTTTGGCCTTGTCACAACTGCGTGAAAGCTTCGGTCAATTAAACGATCCAACCGAGCCATTGGCCCATGGCGCGATGATCCTGTTTTCCGGCGCGTTGCTTTTGACACCTGGTTTCTTCACCGATTTCGTGGGGTTTGCGTTGCTGATCCCGGCCGTTCGCCGCGGGGTTTACAACTGGGCACGGTCCCGCATTCAGGTTCAAACTTTCTCGATGGGGCAACAGGGGCAGCAGCATCCTCAGCGCCCGCATCACCCGGACGATGAGGTGATCGACGGGGATTTTACCGATGTAACGCCTGAAAAACGTCCGACACATCCGGGTGTTGAAGGCCCATCAGGCTGGACCAAACACTGA
- a CDS encoding Tim44/TimA family putative adaptor protein, producing MSSSLIQLLVLAGIALFLILRLRDVLGTREGFEKPVVTRNDDRRLGRDQLEVIEGGPDSDITDHVPEGSAAAQALAAMKGAEPSFNVSEFLGGARGAYEMILMGFEAGDLAQIKPFLADDVYETFASVIEAREKKGLSVDAKFVGLRELKLVDAEFNPDTNEGEVTVRFIGELTSVVRDKGGDIIEGNPNEVKRQKDVWTFARIMGSDNPNWQLVATGG from the coding sequence ATGAGCTCATCCCTGATCCAGCTTCTGGTGCTTGCCGGAATTGCCCTGTTTCTGATTTTGCGCCTGCGCGATGTGCTTGGCACGCGGGAAGGGTTCGAAAAGCCTGTGGTGACACGAAACGATGATCGCCGCCTTGGCCGCGATCAGCTTGAAGTGATCGAAGGCGGACCCGACAGCGACATCACCGACCACGTTCCCGAAGGCAGCGCCGCCGCGCAAGCGTTGGCCGCGATGAAGGGCGCAGAGCCGTCCTTTAATGTCAGCGAGTTTCTGGGCGGTGCGCGCGGCGCATACGAGATGATCCTGATGGGGTTCGAAGCCGGCGATCTGGCGCAGATTAAACCATTCCTCGCCGACGATGTGTATGAAACATTCGCATCCGTGATCGAGGCGCGCGAAAAGAAGGGTCTGTCTGTTGACGCCAAATTCGTAGGTCTGCGCGAGCTGAAACTGGTCGATGCCGAGTTCAACCCGGACACGAACGAAGGCGAAGTGACCGTGCGATTTATCGGTGAATTGACCTCGGTTGTGCGCGACAAGGGTGGCGACATCATCGAAGGCAACCCTAACGAAGTGAAGCGCCAGAAAGATGTCTGGACATTTGCCCGCATTATGGGGTCGGACAATCCAAACTGGCAGCTGGTCGCCACGGGTGGATGA
- the secB gene encoding protein-export chaperone SecB, whose protein sequence is MAEEAKAQTAPVQPKMQVLGQFIRDMSFENILAQKGVQGEVQPDINVEVALDAKKRPTDNQFEVISKYTIGSKNKNGGEQLFLMELEYAGIFQVENVPEDQMHPFLMIECPRMLFPFVRRIVADVTRDGGFPSLNLDTVDFLALYRHEIERRVAAEQGDAKVN, encoded by the coding sequence ATGGCCGAGGAAGCCAAAGCACAAACCGCCCCTGTCCAACCCAAGATGCAGGTTCTTGGCCAATTCATCCGCGACATGTCGTTTGAGAATATTTTGGCTCAAAAGGGTGTCCAGGGTGAAGTTCAGCCCGACATTAATGTCGAAGTCGCACTGGACGCCAAAAAGCGCCCGACTGACAACCAGTTCGAAGTGATCTCGAAATACACGATCGGGTCGAAGAACAAGAACGGTGGCGAACAATTGTTCCTGATGGAACTGGAATATGCCGGAATCTTTCAGGTCGAAAACGTGCCCGAAGATCAGATGCACCCCTTCCTGATGATCGAATGCCCCCGCATGTTGTTCCCCTTCGTGCGTCGCATCGTGGCGGACGTGACCCGTGATGGCGGCTTCCCGTCGCTGAACCTGGATACTGTCGATTTCCTTGCGCTGTATCGCCACGAGATCGAGCGCCGCGTTGCCGCTGAACAAGGCGATGCAAAGGTCAACTGA
- the idi gene encoding isopentenyl-diphosphate delta-isomerase produces MTDMIPAWINGTLTPVDKLQAHVDGVKHKAVSVFLFHADKVLIQQRAAGKYHTPNKWANSCCTHPHWDEDPRDCAIRRLEEELGITGVQPKWVEKLEYRADVGGGLIEHEVVDMFVIHADEVPQITLNPSEVQAIQWLDRSTLENKIVQAPNDFTPWLKIYMSKYASSVFGPA; encoded by the coding sequence ATGACTGATATGATCCCCGCCTGGATAAACGGCACCTTGACCCCGGTTGATAAACTTCAGGCCCATGTGGATGGCGTGAAGCACAAAGCCGTGTCGGTGTTTTTGTTTCACGCGGACAAGGTATTGATCCAGCAACGGGCGGCAGGAAAGTATCACACGCCTAACAAATGGGCGAACAGTTGCTGCACCCATCCGCATTGGGATGAAGATCCGCGCGATTGTGCGATCCGGCGGCTTGAAGAAGAGCTGGGGATTACTGGTGTTCAACCGAAATGGGTGGAAAAGTTGGAATATCGCGCCGATGTGGGCGGCGGGCTGATCGAACATGAGGTGGTCGATATGTTCGTCATTCACGCCGATGAAGTGCCACAGATCACCCTGAACCCATCAGAGGTGCAGGCAATCCAATGGCTGGACCGATCAACGCTAGAAAACAAAATCGTCCAAGCCCCCAACGATTTTACCCCGTGGCTGAAAATCTATATGTCCAAGTATGCAAGCTCAGTGTTTGGTCCAGCCTGA